The window AGCTTTATGATCTTCAAGAACGTCTCGGCCTTGACCAGCCTAGTAAAGCCGTTGACTGGTTGCTCAATGCAGCCAAAGATGAGATCGATGAGCTTCCTCCCTTGCCCGTCTCGCCGGAAACTTTCAGTCTTTTCAACCATCACCAGGCGTTCTTGAATCTTAGTCAACCACCGGGTCAAGATCCGACCCAACTCGGTTTTAAAATTAATGGATGTGTAGAAGAGTCCAATACTACTACTAGCCGTGAAGAAACCAACAATAATCATATTGGGTCTTATGGAACCTATCAATACATGGAACAGCATCAACAACAACATACGAGGTTTCAGGCAGATTATCCCCATCATCAACATCAATTACATAGTCTTGTCCCAATTCAATCACAGTTCTTGGTATGTCCAGTGACgacatcatcaacaacaactaCTATACAATCTTTGTTTCCCTCATCAACATCAGCTGGTTCGAGGACTATGGAGACAACAGATCCAAGGCAAATGGTAAGCCACTTTCAAATGCCATTAATGGGTAGTTCTTCATCTTCCCAAAACATTTCGACCCTGTACTCCTTGTTGCATGGTAATAGTAACCCGATGCCGTCGGTCCAGTTCGACCGGAAGTAGAAAAACTGAAGGAGTAAGAATCTGATGTGAAATTAGATTAAGGAAACAATTAATGTTTGATGTGCTCACAACTGAAGagacacaaaacaaaaataatatggtAGTTAATGTTTTTTCTATAAGAAATGGTAGTTAATGGTGTACCTTTTTCCTAATATATTTCTATACGACTCAACGTTTTTTTCAACAGATAACATATTAAATCAACAGATAATTGATTATTTGATTTACTAATATGCATACCTGTGTTTAGAAATTTCTCATCTACGTGTATCTTCTTCATAGGATCTGAGTACACACAAAACAcaaaacattaaatattaatttatttagtttttatttgttgTATAACATTATAAGTATATGGAATGTAATACATTTTTTGAAACTAACAAGCTAAATAAATTTAGATTCATGGAGAGACTGCACAATAATGTGAAATGTTTGTAATATTTTCTATAGTCTATTGACTCAGCTGGTAATAATGTATCGCATAAGAGATTATGTTTCCTATTTGATGCACAATGTAATCGAACATTATTATAGTGTGTTATGTGATAAAATGCTTGACTCAGTGATCAAATAGAAATTCATTGTGAGCGGATTTGAGCACACAATTAAGTGTCCCATTAGTTAGCATAGTAGGCCACATTTAGACTGACGGTGTTGTTAGTTAATTAATAATTGCATTAAGAAGTTGAGATCACGCTCAGTCAATGCTCTCGTCGGATTTGTATGCTATAACTCAAATGCACTTAATAGGCTAAAGTCTTTTTGTTTGTGGAACAATAGGCTAAAGTAAAGATACTATGTACGTATGACACAACAGAAAAAAGCTTGTAAACATTAGATTATTCTTCTGTTAATTaaagtttatttatatttaaaggGCCAGGTAAGACGAAGGAGTAAGAGGAAATAATTAACTAGGGGTAACAAAAAAGTTTGCAGACAAAAGCATGTAAATATCTTTGATATTTGAATAGAGTAAAAAGGCTACCGATCCAATGCTCTGTGACACTGTCATATCTCAATCATACTTTCTGCAAAAAGCTTCCATGTCGCTCTAGCCATCATGCAGCGTCTATAGTACACAGATATACGTGTGAAAATTTCTTAAAAcgagtataaaatatattttatatatgctGTGTAGAAGTAGAGATTGTTATCATCATAGTGAAGTCTAAAACATTATAACTTTCACTCGGAAACTAGCAAGAATAGTTGACAAGAAAAAACTAGCAAGAATGAAAGCAGTTTTAAGGGCCACCCTATAAGttattcatttttcttttacattagtTATTGGGCTACTCTATAAGGGCCCATTGTATTGAGGTTTTGTTCGAGAGCTAGAAAGCCCAAGTAAACTATAGGAAATTGTATGGCAAGTATATTATCGTTTCTGGCAATAATTGTATACATAACATTATAGAACCACAATAATTATTACATCATCGCTGTAACCATTAAAATAATTCGGTTAGTAATTTAATTTCctcaagagaaagaaaaaagctTGCGTCTATAAAAGCCGGTTGGTCTATAAGTTAACGAAATCTcaaatctcctcctcctctctggATCGAGCAGAGCGTTTTACACTTCGAGCTTACTCTAAATCGCGTTCGAATCCTTAAATTCTGCGCCGTTCCTCTCTCAATTTCACTTCTTCACTAGAGTTTTCCCTCACCGGCGAAGCTAGTCGGTTCCTCTTCGCCGGCGAATTTGGACGTTTTTGATGGAGAAAGTTTCTTCTCCGGTAAGAATTCTACTTCCTTTTAATCGTATTGGTTTACTCCTCTCGTAGTTTGGTTTGTTGAGCTCAATTGGACCCGATAAGTTTCTAGGGTTTAGCAGAAATTGGATTCAGTTTTCACTAAAGGAATCTTCTTTTATCGTTTGTTAGGTGCCAAAGTAACTAACTTTCGCTGGAAGTGAATTGATTTTTGTGTGTTTCCGAGAGGGATGCGTGTTGCCTTGGTTTACAATGGTTCCATTGGGTGAAGCTGTAAGAGAGTTTGAACATGAGCAATGGAGTTGGAGAAGGTGGAAGAACTCAGATTAGAGAATCACAGGGCAAGAG is drawn from Brassica rapa cultivar Chiifu-401-42 chromosome A05, CAAS_Brap_v3.01, whole genome shotgun sequence and contains these coding sequences:
- the LOC103870932 gene encoding transcription factor TCP13 isoform X1; translation: MTVQTQELNTSIMNTGPWRDANDDVSGGTRTRRNGEVEEDSEEAVVVAVATSGKPVIKKPPTSISSSSSSWMKSKDRRIVRVSRAFGGKDRHSKVCTLRGLRDRRVRLSVPTAIQLYDLQERLGLDQPSKAVDWLLNAAKDEIDELPPLPVSPETFSLFNHHQAFLNLSQPPGQDPTQLGFKINGCVEESNTTTSREETNNNHIGSYGTYQYMEQHQQQHTRFQADYPHHQHQLHSLVPIQSQFLVCPVTTSSTTTTIQSLFPSSTSAGSRTMETTDPRQMVSHFQMPLMGSSSSSQNISTLYSLLHGNSNPMPSVQFDRK
- the LOC103870932 gene encoding transcription factor TCP13 isoform X2 — translated: MNTGPWRDANDDVSGGTRTRRNGEVEEDSEEAVVVAVATSGKPVIKKPPTSISSSSSSWMKSKDRRIVRVSRAFGGKDRHSKVCTLRGLRDRRVRLSVPTAIQLYDLQERLGLDQPSKAVDWLLNAAKDEIDELPPLPVSPETFSLFNHHQAFLNLSQPPGQDPTQLGFKINGCVEESNTTTSREETNNNHIGSYGTYQYMEQHQQQHTRFQADYPHHQHQLHSLVPIQSQFLVCPVTTSSTTTTIQSLFPSSTSAGSRTMETTDPRQMVSHFQMPLMGSSSSSQNISTLYSLLHGNSNPMPSVQFDRK